In Horticoccus luteus, the following proteins share a genomic window:
- a CDS encoding TatD family hydrolase: MPPELPPLSDAHNHLQDPWLAPHRDRIFAGLAALPLRRAVVNGTCETDWPAVAALARTHAWILPSYGLHPWQVGNASPTWRDQLLAHLDAPPSAPSPPPALGEIGLDAWILHRARLDDPRLAGLRRAPLDEQLAAFRWQLDLATARNLPATLHCLDAWGPLAAELRLRRPARGFLLHAYNGSLELARELAALGAYFSFNGSFLADRAAKKRAVFAALPADRLLVETDAPAMPLPPPLQTHVLPDTADGQRVNHPANLAAAYAGLAALRDTSLPALAEQIEANFHRFFTSPPPRPKS, encoded by the coding sequence ATGCCTCCTGAGCTGCCGCCGCTCTCCGACGCGCATAATCACCTGCAAGACCCCTGGCTCGCGCCCCACCGCGACCGCATCTTCGCCGGCCTCGCCGCCCTCCCGCTCCGCCGCGCCGTCGTCAACGGCACCTGCGAAACCGATTGGCCCGCCGTCGCCGCCCTCGCCCGCACGCACGCGTGGATTCTTCCCTCTTACGGCCTCCACCCGTGGCAAGTGGGCAACGCCAGCCCCACGTGGCGCGACCAACTTCTGGCCCACCTCGACGCGCCTCCGTCCGCGCCATCGCCTCCACCCGCCCTCGGCGAAATCGGCCTCGACGCGTGGATCCTTCACCGCGCGCGCCTCGACGATCCGCGCCTCGCCGGCCTCCGTCGCGCGCCGCTCGACGAACAACTCGCCGCCTTCCGCTGGCAACTCGATCTCGCCACCGCCCGCAATCTTCCCGCCACCCTTCATTGCCTCGACGCCTGGGGTCCACTCGCCGCCGAACTCCGCCTCCGCCGCCCCGCCCGCGGTTTTCTTCTTCACGCCTACAACGGTTCGCTTGAGCTCGCCCGCGAACTCGCCGCCCTCGGTGCTTATTTTTCCTTCAACGGGAGCTTCCTCGCCGACCGCGCCGCGAAAAAACGCGCCGTCTTCGCCGCGCTCCCCGCCGACCGCCTCCTCGTCGAAACCGATGCGCCCGCGATGCCGCTTCCGCCTCCGCTTCAGACCCACGTGCTCCCCGACACCGCCGACGGTCAACGCGTGAACCACCCCGCCAATCTCGCCGCCGCCTACGCCGGCCTCGCCGCCCTCCGCGACACCTCGCTCCCCGCCCTCGCCGAGCAAATCGAAGCCAATTTCCACCGCTTCTTCACCTCGCCACCCCCGCGACCGAAAAGCTGA
- a CDS encoding beta strand repeat-containing protein encodes MLLPRHAFLLFLVTLLTLPLAAQTITYNDGDNNATAYDSTGKGYNLTIASGATATQSGDLTGNGTFLKTGAGTLTLTGTNLFASLFRISAGTVVADAAALATTNSGLIDNQSSLVINQAVDGTLDGQVSGTGSFTKTGAGTLTFSSAPALAPGYSGDTILAEGTLKLGHSYDLQLSTVIMSGGTLDLSGVGSAEFGGLSGSDNLALAGSLTIGNSLTNASSTYSGALSGSMSLTKSGTGTLILAGVNTYSGGTSLYGGTLQIAADSALGAVPLSPMGIHLLFGNATLATTAGFTLNANRTIYLTASAAIDTATDTTLAFAGLIQGFGNLTKSGAGTLVLSGANTYTGNTTVSAGTLVLGTGSTLQNSTVALNGGSLAFGLLTNATIGGLAGSGALALANDSADAVALTIGANNAANTYSGILSGPGSLIKTGTGSLTLSAANTYSGGTTISAGTLLGDATSLQGDILNNAALTFNQTTPGTYAGTLSGTGSLTKTGTDNLTLSATNTYSGSTTVSAGTLSIPADSALGQPPATATPGSLTLDGGTLATTATFELNANRGIALGASGGTFDTAAGTGLTYGGIIAGSGALTKSGDGTLTLAGANTFTGDTTVAAGSLVLGDANALQYSTVTVSAGSLGFGHLTSANLGGLTGTAPLSLINESAAAVALTIGGSNVDGTYSGALSGTGSLTKTGSGTLTLSGANTYSGGTTVSVGTLVGDATSLQGDIVSNAALVFDQASAGTYAGSLSGTGSLTKSGAGTLTLSGASTFSGTTTLLAGNVTLAHSDALQNSIVIRNGGTFDFGTLTSAALGGLTGSANLALVNANSAAVALSLGHNNVNTTYDGVLSGAGSLTKTGSGSLTLTQAQTYVGGTTIAAGTLILNPGAAVIGNITDHGTLTFNRSDDYHFDNVISGTGGMTNTGNIVRFSAAQTYTGPTRLSAGILVLPTTFDNALSASTVVTVDSGAKLDLSGRNQTFAGLSGGGTIYSFTSTTSALTLDLAAGQLQVFSGNLGGADPDFGLIKTGGGLQMLIGANVYTGPTTISGGTLQLGLGGVDGSLNPVSAITNNGTLAFYRSNTTTQGTDFGAISGSGQLSIQGGTLVLTSDNAITGTTTIVDGTLQLGNGGATGSVAGDITDHGTVVFNRSGDYTFGHSISGTGGLTNNGNIVRFSAAQTYTGPTQINTGILVLPTTADNTLSASTVVTVANGAKLDLSGRNQTFAGLSGAGTVYSFNSTASTLTLAVAADQSQVFSGNLGGADPHFALTKSGDGTQTLSGANTYTGGTTVSQGTLLANNTAGSATGTGSVTVLDGGTLGGTGFIGGPAVFATGAHLAPGNSPGTLTFTDGLTLNAGSVLDFQLGATSDLLVVSGGPLAGPTSGTVILNLTDAGGFAASTYTLFDYTGATLSNFDLTDFTFGTTVPGYTYTLGFSGSTLQLTAVTAVPEPATYAALLGATVLSLTLWRRRRSARPVRL; translated from the coding sequence ATGCTTCTCCCGCGCCACGCGTTCCTGCTGTTCCTTGTCACTCTCCTCACCCTGCCGCTCGCCGCGCAGACGATCACCTACAACGACGGCGACAACAACGCCACCGCCTACGACAGCACGGGCAAAGGGTATAATCTCACGATCGCCAGCGGCGCCACCGCCACCCAGTCCGGCGACCTCACCGGCAACGGCACATTCCTCAAAACGGGCGCCGGCACCCTGACCCTCACCGGCACCAACCTTTTCGCCAGCCTGTTTAGAATCTCCGCCGGCACCGTCGTCGCCGACGCGGCCGCTCTCGCCACCACCAACTCGGGCCTCATCGACAACCAGTCCTCCCTGGTCATCAATCAAGCTGTCGACGGCACCCTTGACGGCCAAGTCTCTGGCACCGGCTCATTCACCAAGACCGGAGCCGGCACGCTCACCTTCTCTTCCGCCCCGGCCTTAGCCCCAGGCTACTCCGGGGACACCATCCTCGCCGAGGGCACGCTGAAGCTGGGCCACTCTTACGACCTGCAACTCTCCACCGTGATCATGAGCGGCGGCACCCTCGACCTCAGCGGAGTGGGCAGCGCCGAGTTCGGCGGCCTTTCCGGCTCGGACAATCTCGCGCTGGCCGGGAGTCTCACCATCGGCAACAGCCTCACCAACGCCAGCTCCACCTATTCCGGCGCCCTCTCCGGGTCCATGTCACTGACCAAATCCGGCACGGGCACTCTCATCCTCGCCGGCGTCAACACCTACTCCGGTGGCACCTCGCTCTATGGCGGCACTCTGCAAATCGCCGCCGATTCCGCCTTGGGTGCCGTCCCCCTCAGTCCAATGGGCATCCACCTCCTCTTCGGCAACGCCACGCTCGCCACCACCGCCGGCTTCACGCTCAACGCCAACCGCACGATCTACCTGACCGCCTCCGCGGCCATCGACACCGCCACCGATACCACCCTCGCTTTCGCCGGCCTTATCCAAGGCTTTGGCAACCTCACCAAGAGCGGCGCCGGCACGCTCGTCCTCTCCGGCGCCAACACCTACACGGGCAACACCACCGTCTCCGCCGGCACCCTCGTCCTCGGCACTGGTTCCACTCTCCAAAACTCCACCGTCGCCCTCAACGGCGGCAGCCTCGCCTTCGGCCTCCTCACCAACGCCACGATCGGCGGCCTCGCCGGCTCGGGCGCCCTCGCCCTCGCCAACGATTCCGCCGACGCCGTCGCCCTCACCATCGGCGCCAACAACGCCGCCAACACTTATTCGGGCATCCTGTCTGGACCCGGCTCTCTGATCAAAACCGGCACCGGCTCCCTCACGCTCTCCGCCGCCAACACCTATTCCGGCGGCACCACGATCTCCGCCGGCACCCTGCTCGGCGATGCGACTTCCCTTCAGGGCGACATCCTCAACAACGCCGCCCTCACCTTCAACCAAACCACCCCCGGCACCTACGCCGGCACTCTGTCCGGCACGGGCTCGCTCACCAAAACTGGCACCGACAACCTCACGCTCTCCGCCACCAACACCTACTCCGGCAGCACCACCGTTTCCGCCGGCACGCTGTCCATCCCCGCCGATTCCGCGCTCGGCCAGCCGCCCGCCACCGCCACACCCGGCAGCCTCACCCTCGACGGCGGCACGCTCGCCACCACCGCCACCTTTGAACTCAACGCCAACCGCGGCATCGCCCTCGGCGCCTCGGGAGGCACCTTCGACACCGCCGCCGGCACCGGCCTCACCTACGGCGGCATCATCGCTGGCTCGGGCGCTCTCACCAAGTCCGGCGATGGCACGCTCACCCTCGCCGGCGCGAACACCTTCACCGGCGACACCACAGTCGCCGCGGGCAGCCTCGTTCTCGGCGACGCCAACGCCCTCCAATATTCCACCGTCACCGTCAGCGCCGGCAGCCTCGGTTTCGGCCACCTCACCAGCGCCAACCTCGGCGGCCTCACCGGCACGGCTCCGCTCTCCCTCATCAACGAATCCGCCGCCGCCGTCGCCCTCACCATCGGCGGCAGCAACGTCGACGGCACCTACTCCGGCGCCCTCTCCGGCACCGGCTCGCTCACCAAAACCGGCTCCGGCACCCTCACACTCTCCGGCGCCAACACCTACTCCGGCGGCACCACCGTCTCCGTCGGCACACTCGTTGGCGATGCCACTTCTCTGCAGGGCGACATCGTCAGCAACGCCGCCCTCGTCTTCGACCAAGCCTCTGCGGGCACCTACGCGGGTTCCCTCTCCGGCACCGGCTCGCTCACCAAGTCCGGTGCCGGCACGCTCACCCTTTCCGGCGCCAGCACGTTCTCCGGCACCACCACCCTCCTGGCCGGCAATGTCACCCTCGCCCACAGCGACGCGCTCCAAAATTCCATCGTCATCCGCAATGGCGGCACCTTCGATTTCGGCACCTTGACCAGCGCCGCGCTCGGCGGCCTCACCGGCTCGGCCAACCTCGCCCTCGTCAACGCCAACTCCGCCGCCGTCGCCCTCTCCCTCGGCCACAACAACGTCAACACCACCTACGACGGCGTTCTCTCCGGCGCCGGCTCGCTCACCAAAACCGGTTCTGGCAGCCTCACCCTTACCCAAGCCCAGACCTATGTCGGCGGCACCACGATCGCGGCCGGCACGCTCATCCTCAACCCTGGCGCCGCCGTCATCGGCAACATCACCGACCACGGCACTCTCACCTTCAACCGCTCCGACGACTATCATTTTGACAACGTCATTTCCGGCACCGGCGGCATGACCAACACCGGCAATATCGTCCGCTTCTCCGCCGCGCAGACCTACACCGGCCCCACCCGCCTTTCGGCCGGCATCCTCGTCCTCCCCACCACCTTCGACAACGCGCTTTCCGCCTCCACCGTCGTCACCGTCGACAGCGGAGCTAAACTCGATCTCTCCGGCCGCAACCAGACCTTCGCCGGCCTCTCCGGCGGCGGCACGATCTACAGCTTCACCTCCACCACCAGCGCGCTCACGCTCGATCTCGCGGCCGGCCAGCTCCAAGTCTTTTCCGGCAATCTCGGCGGTGCCGATCCGGACTTCGGCCTCATCAAGACCGGCGGTGGCCTGCAGATGCTCATCGGCGCCAACGTCTATACCGGCCCCACCACCATCAGCGGCGGCACCCTCCAACTCGGCCTGGGCGGCGTCGACGGCTCCCTCAACCCCGTCAGCGCCATCACCAATAACGGCACCCTCGCCTTCTACCGCTCCAACACCACCACCCAAGGCACCGACTTCGGTGCCATCAGCGGCTCCGGACAGTTGAGCATTCAAGGCGGCACGCTCGTTCTCACCAGCGACAACGCCATCACCGGCACCACGACCATCGTCGATGGCACGCTCCAGCTCGGCAACGGCGGCGCCACCGGTTCCGTCGCCGGCGACATCACCGACCACGGCACCGTCGTCTTCAATCGCAGCGGCGACTACACCTTCGGCCACAGCATCAGCGGCACCGGCGGCCTGACCAACAACGGCAACATCGTTCGCTTCTCCGCGGCCCAGACCTACACCGGCCCCACGCAAATCAACACCGGCATCCTCGTCCTCCCGACCACCGCCGACAACACGCTCTCCGCCTCCACCGTCGTCACCGTCGCCAACGGCGCCAAACTCGACCTCTCCGGTCGCAATCAAACCTTCGCCGGCCTCTCCGGCGCTGGCACCGTTTACAGCTTCAACTCCACCGCCAGCACCCTCACCCTCGCGGTCGCCGCCGACCAGTCCCAAGTCTTCTCCGGCAACCTCGGCGGCGCCGATCCCCATTTCGCGCTCACCAAGTCCGGCGACGGCACCCAGACCCTTTCCGGCGCGAACACCTACACCGGCGGCACCACCGTCAGTCAAGGCACCCTCCTCGCCAACAACACCGCCGGCTCCGCCACCGGCACCGGCAGCGTCACGGTGCTGGACGGCGGCACCCTCGGCGGCACCGGCTTCATCGGCGGACCCGCCGTCTTCGCCACCGGCGCCCATCTCGCGCCCGGCAACTCCCCCGGCACGTTGACGTTCACCGACGGCCTCACCCTCAACGCCGGCTCCGTCCTCGACTTCCAGCTCGGCGCCACCAGCGACCTCCTCGTCGTCTCCGGCGGCCCCCTCGCCGGACCCACTTCCGGCACCGTCATCCTCAACCTCACCGACGCCGGCGGTTTCGCCGCCAGCACCTACACTCTCTTCGATTACACCGGCGCCACGCTGAGCAATTTCGACCTCACCGACTTCACCTTCGGCACCACCGTCCCCGGCTACACCTACACGCTCGGTTTCAGCGGCAGCACGTTGCAACTCACCGCCGTCACCGCCGTCCCCGAACCCGCCACCTACGCCGCGCTCCTCGGCGCCACGGTTCTCTCCCTGACTCTGTGGCGCCGCCGCCGCTCCGCGCGCCCCGTTCGCCTCTGA
- a CDS encoding class I SAM-dependent methyltransferase yields MKLDPIQAASAAQFDRRSHRYGKGHILEQTADIEGALRHVELPAGARALDVATGGGHTGLLLAVRGYRVTLGDISTNMLTRAAALAAERGLKVETREFAAEAMPFGEGEFDLVTCRVAPHHFSDARGFVREVARVLKRGGSFLLIDGSIEDGKPEAEAWLHNVEKWRDPSHHRLWSQRTWETWCAESGLAVKSSELQPMLQPDLEWYFETAATSPENRAKVLEAVRTAPEEARALLRISEAADGKISWWWQRLVLVAQKG; encoded by the coding sequence GTGAAACTGGACCCGATTCAAGCGGCGTCGGCGGCGCAATTCGACCGGCGGAGTCATCGTTACGGCAAGGGGCACATCCTCGAGCAGACGGCGGATATCGAGGGGGCGTTGCGACACGTGGAGCTGCCGGCGGGGGCGCGGGCGCTGGATGTGGCGACGGGGGGCGGGCACACGGGTTTGCTGCTGGCGGTGCGAGGGTATCGCGTGACGCTGGGGGATATTTCGACGAACATGCTGACGCGGGCGGCGGCGCTCGCGGCGGAGCGCGGGTTGAAGGTCGAGACGCGGGAATTCGCGGCGGAGGCGATGCCCTTTGGGGAGGGGGAATTCGACTTGGTGACGTGTCGCGTGGCGCCGCACCATTTCAGCGATGCGCGGGGATTCGTGCGCGAGGTGGCGCGAGTGTTGAAGCGGGGCGGCTCTTTTTTGTTGATCGATGGAAGCATCGAGGATGGCAAACCAGAGGCGGAGGCGTGGCTGCACAACGTGGAGAAGTGGCGCGATCCGAGTCACCATCGGTTGTGGTCGCAACGCACGTGGGAAACGTGGTGTGCGGAGTCGGGCCTGGCGGTGAAAAGCAGCGAACTGCAACCGATGCTGCAGCCGGATTTGGAGTGGTATTTCGAGACGGCGGCGACCTCGCCGGAGAATCGCGCGAAGGTGCTCGAAGCCGTGCGCACGGCGCCGGAAGAGGCGCGGGCGTTGTTGAGGATCAGCGAGGCGGCGGACGGGAAAATTTCGTGGTGGTGGCAGCGGCTCGTGCTGGTGGCGCAGAAAGGGTGA
- a CDS encoding tRNA threonylcarbamoyladenosine dehydratase — protein sequence MSGDFEDRFGGLGRLLGREGLARLAAAHVCVVGVGGVGSWTVEGLARSGVGALTLVDLDDVCVTNINRQLPALDGNIGRPKVEVLAERVALINPACRVEARTEFFTAATAEVLLAPAFDVVVDAIDLMSNKARLIGSCVERRRACVTVGGAGGKRDATQVRTGDLGEAVGDDLLRLVRKKLRRDYGFAAGEDVRFGVRCVYSAEKPVFPWSDGTCQSTREPESELKLDCANGYGTAVFVTGAFGLAAAQEAVRLIVG from the coding sequence ATGAGCGGAGATTTTGAAGACCGGTTCGGCGGGTTGGGTCGGCTGTTGGGGCGCGAAGGTCTGGCGCGACTGGCGGCGGCGCACGTGTGTGTGGTGGGGGTGGGCGGCGTGGGGTCGTGGACGGTGGAAGGGTTGGCGCGGAGCGGCGTGGGGGCGTTGACGCTGGTGGATCTCGACGATGTGTGCGTGACGAACATCAACCGGCAGTTGCCCGCGCTCGACGGCAACATCGGGCGGCCGAAAGTGGAGGTGCTGGCGGAGCGGGTGGCGTTGATCAATCCGGCGTGTCGCGTGGAGGCGCGGACGGAGTTTTTCACCGCGGCGACGGCGGAGGTGTTACTGGCGCCGGCGTTCGATGTGGTGGTCGACGCGATTGATTTGATGAGCAACAAGGCGCGGCTGATCGGCTCATGCGTAGAGCGGCGGCGCGCCTGCGTGACGGTGGGCGGCGCGGGCGGAAAGCGCGATGCGACGCAGGTGCGCACGGGGGACTTGGGCGAGGCGGTGGGCGACGATTTGCTGCGGCTGGTGCGGAAAAAGTTGCGGCGCGATTACGGGTTCGCGGCGGGCGAGGACGTGCGGTTCGGCGTGCGGTGCGTTTACTCGGCGGAGAAGCCGGTGTTTCCGTGGAGCGATGGCACGTGCCAGAGCACGCGGGAGCCGGAGAGCGAGTTGAAGCTGGATTGCGCGAATGGCTACGGCACGGCGGTGTTTGTGACGGGGGCGTTTGGGCTCGCGGCGGCGCAGGAAGCGGTGCGGTTGATCGTGGGCTGA
- a CDS encoding mechanosensitive ion channel family protein yields the protein MGYIHVDEAAAGAAAGCWLGRKKNPAGAGRGLHEDAEVQESGAMQSLITTLSDWLVARGFDPGDAGLVSTTVGLLVLVALAWAGNFIAKRVILAAVTRIVKRTTFQWDDVLLEAGVFARLSHVAPAMVINAYGDDVFGHSPAVLAGVNAAVNVYLTFILLSVLFAILDAIQIMAEKRRAAEKTPIKGFFQAIKLIGALLGLIFVLATVLNKSPVYLLSGLGALTAVLLLVFRDAILGFVAGIMLSVNDMVRVGDWIEMPKAGADGYVIDVSLTTVKVQNWDKTITTIPTYSLISESFKNWRGMFESGGRRIKRALYLDVQTIRFADEKLIERWRGIDLLKEYLGHKREEIMKSNVERGTDLTILGNGRRITNVGTFRAYCVAYLKAHPQIHQDMTFLVRQLAPTEHGLPLEIYVFTTDNRWAYHEAIQADIFDHLFSVVGEFDLRIFQAPSGWNFTTALARPKGDAPERGEDAEAMLRANR from the coding sequence GTGGGGTATATTCACGTGGACGAAGCGGCGGCCGGAGCGGCAGCGGGATGTTGGCTGGGGAGGAAGAAAAATCCGGCGGGAGCGGGACGCGGGTTGCATGAAGACGCGGAGGTGCAAGAGTCAGGAGCGATGCAGAGTTTGATCACAACGTTGAGCGACTGGCTGGTGGCGCGCGGGTTCGACCCGGGGGACGCGGGTCTCGTGTCCACGACGGTCGGCCTCCTGGTGCTCGTCGCGCTGGCGTGGGCGGGCAATTTCATCGCGAAGCGGGTGATCCTGGCGGCGGTGACGCGGATCGTGAAGCGGACGACGTTTCAATGGGACGACGTCTTGTTGGAGGCGGGGGTGTTTGCGCGGTTGTCGCACGTGGCGCCGGCGATGGTGATCAATGCGTATGGCGACGATGTCTTTGGCCACAGTCCCGCGGTGCTCGCGGGGGTGAACGCGGCGGTGAACGTCTATCTGACGTTCATTTTGTTGTCGGTGCTTTTTGCGATTCTGGACGCGATCCAGATCATGGCTGAAAAGCGGCGGGCGGCGGAAAAGACGCCGATCAAAGGGTTTTTCCAGGCGATCAAACTGATCGGCGCGCTGCTGGGACTGATCTTCGTGCTGGCCACGGTGCTGAACAAATCGCCGGTGTATTTGTTGTCGGGACTGGGGGCGTTGACGGCGGTGCTGCTGCTGGTGTTTCGCGATGCGATTCTGGGATTCGTCGCGGGAATCATGCTTTCGGTGAACGACATGGTGCGCGTGGGCGACTGGATCGAGATGCCGAAGGCGGGCGCGGATGGCTATGTGATCGATGTCTCGTTGACGACGGTGAAGGTGCAGAACTGGGACAAAACGATCACGACGATCCCGACGTATTCGTTGATTTCGGAATCGTTTAAGAACTGGCGGGGCATGTTCGAATCGGGCGGGCGGCGGATCAAGCGGGCGCTGTATCTGGATGTGCAGACGATTCGTTTTGCGGATGAGAAACTGATCGAGCGCTGGCGCGGGATCGACCTGCTGAAGGAATATCTCGGGCACAAACGCGAGGAGATCATGAAATCAAACGTGGAGCGCGGGACCGATCTCACAATTCTGGGCAATGGGCGGCGGATCACGAACGTGGGCACGTTTCGCGCCTACTGTGTGGCTTACTTGAAAGCGCATCCGCAGATTCACCAGGACATGACGTTTCTGGTGCGGCAACTGGCGCCGACGGAGCACGGGCTGCCGCTGGAGATTTACGTGTTCACGACGGACAACCGCTGGGCTTATCACGAGGCGATCCAGGCGGATATTTTCGATCACTTGTTTTCGGTGGTGGGCGAGTTTGACCTGCGGATTTTCCAGGCCCCATCGGGGTGGAATTTTACGACGGCGCTGGCGCGGCCGAAAGGAGACGCGCCCGAGCGGGGCGAAGACGCGGAGGCGATGTTGCGGGCGAACCGATGA
- a CDS encoding SufE family protein encodes MTLAEKELQFIERYGVFDDPQERLAAIVDRARRAPSLPATQRTAATRIAGCQSPVWVVAEFTGERCRFHADAESPVVRGLVTLLCELFSGATPADIVDFDVALLDELGLTRHLSPTRRHGLANVVAHIRTFARAHLAAAHAS; translated from the coding sequence GTGACTCTCGCCGAAAAGGAACTTCAGTTCATCGAGCGCTATGGCGTGTTCGACGATCCTCAGGAACGCCTCGCCGCCATCGTCGATCGCGCCCGCCGCGCCCCTTCCTTGCCTGCCACCCAACGCACCGCCGCCACGCGCATCGCCGGTTGCCAATCGCCCGTCTGGGTCGTCGCCGAGTTCACTGGCGAACGTTGCCGCTTCCACGCCGACGCCGAATCGCCCGTCGTGCGCGGCCTCGTCACGTTGCTCTGCGAACTCTTCTCCGGCGCCACCCCCGCCGACATCGTCGACTTCGACGTCGCCCTCCTCGACGAACTCGGCCTCACCCGCCACCTCTCCCCGACCCGCCGCCACGGTCTCGCCAACGTCGTTGCCCACATCCGCACCTTCGCCCGCGCCCACCTCGCCGCCGCCCATGCCTCCTGA